The genomic window tttcatggaataatatttgaagagaagtctttcaccatctgtaaaccctataaattatttgtaaatctgtgaacttttatttgttttctgtaccgaaagtgtataatggctttaatagggCCAGGGGAGATAAGCtagtatttttttgcaaaaaaaaagtaaacaagttcAATTGTAGGAACGCAGGGCAACAATTCGAGCCaacaattcaatcaatcaattccaAAGCGTCCCGcgtcctgccaccactttttcattcgtcaTTAAATAAAATCTCATTCTGATTTACTCAAATGATAGTGTTCCTTTATTGTAAAAATGTCAGAGTGGTAAAGTGGTTGCTGGATTGAAGATACAGAAAGTTTTTGAGAACTATTTAGGGCATTGCCATTAGCTTTTTTAGGTGGCTTTGGCAAAGGGCAAGTACTCCTAGAGGGAATGAACCTGTCACCTGAATGAATGCATTATTATGAAGTGCAGTCcgtttaaatacaaaaaaaaaatcatgctgatgcatacaaaataacaacaatttgtgGAGATGATTAAATTCTAGGCTAggcattcattttaaaagggTTTACATTTAAATTTAACTTGTTTTAGGCCTAAAGATGGGCCCCAAGTAAAGTTTTAGATTTTAATTAACAattgatgtaaatctgttgtaACGTTGAGTTTGATAACAATTTGACACCTTGTACAATTTATTATGAGAATGACGGTTTTTGTTTCTGACATCTTTAACTGTCTGTCTCATATAGTTTTTTAACTAAGCTTCCCTCTGGCACATTTTATGAACGTCAAAAGGGAAACGACATTATTCATTTCTGAATGTCTGCGATAGGCAATTAATATTGTCAAAAGTGTTATCACCGAAAATTGGTAATATGCATGATATTAAATCAGAACTTAGGACAATTATTGGCTGCAATGTTAATTTGCCTGGGTCCACATTACACACTTTAGTTACAAAAATGATGGTTTAAATAATCAAACCTGAGATAGGATCTCCTTTTTACCGATTTTAAGCTGTCTTAGCAGCAGTTGCATCCCTGTTGACTGTCAACAGCTATCTGAGACTCCCAGTAAAAGACCGCGAAGAGTAAATGTGTAGCGCCATTTACTCTAATTCATGAACAAAGTTCATGTATACGTCAAGTCGTACACCGCCAATAACTAAGCACAAAATGGCCCaatgtaatataataataattactaaCGACCATCGCAATCAATCTTTGCGATGAGTACATCGCAAACTCATTGCAAAGTTATTGTAAAATCATTTTCCAAAATCCATCGCTAAGTTGTGTTGGATTTTAGATTTAGCGATCGATTTTGGCATTTGCGATATCGGCCCCTTGCAAGTATACACAATGTAGAAGTATGATAGTTCTGGTAGTAGATACACACAtctgatgttaccgcaaaccagatatattgatacctcaacatGCAATGCCTCTCATATTGATAGTATTATTGTCTTTTTCAGATTCCATTTCAACTGCAACCATGAGGGGGGAACAGTTCCATTGAAGTTGAGTTTCCTTGACTTACAAGGACAGTTGGTCTCCGATGCACTGAACAACTTCGCTGCAAATCTCAATGGAAGAGATGGATTTCTGTTTGGAAATTGAAGAACATGTACACACCGAGAATTTAACAATCATCCATTAACCTGGAAATCAACtagaaatttaattttaatttaaaagttttcAGTGTCGATAGCTTAATACTTCTTGTTAAAGTTTCAGATTATCTAAACTGACGAGTAACTTTTAAGGAAAGAGAACTAGTTGTTTCCAgctacttaccaaccaaaagaaccAGTAATATAAATGCAACATTGGTCACTAGCCTGATGACTTTCTTAGAGGCTTAAATGTAACTTTTTATCAACATCTTACTCTGAGACTTACAAATCCATTTACCATGAATGAAATCGAGTGTGTCGGTCAAGTTTTGGAAATCGGCCAGCTGGACTTTGAAGAATCtacatttatctgtgaaatctGCGATAAACATTGCATTAGCCACATTCATCTCTTGGAACATCAGAAAACTCATATTGTGCATGTCCCTAAACGGAAGACTTATGTTTGCGAtatttgtggttttatttgcaaTCGTAGAGGGCATCTGTCAAAACATAAACGGCTTCATGATAAAAGCCAACCCTATGCATGTACCATGTGCGACAAAGTTTGTCTGAGCAAGCATCACCTTAAGGCACATCAACAGTGCCATGTCACACCGAAAGTGAAGCCGTTTGTTTGTAATATCTGTAACTACGCATGCACCCGAAGAGCCCATCTTGAACGCCATCAGAGACGTCACACTAAGGAGAAACCGTTCACCTGCGAGTGCGGGAAAGCCTTCTCTTGTAAAGGCAATTTCGTCAAACACCAACGCAGTCATTCGGAAGAAAAACCATTCATTTGTGAAATATGCGGCAAAGGTTTCAGTCTCAGCAACTACCTAATGGTGCACAAAAATTTCCATCACACGGACCAAGGCGGATTTTCATCCGGGATCGAGGATAACTTCTTCGTCAAAGCTGAAGATGTCAAACCACAGGAGACTGTTGTTCAAACCCATGACTACCCATTTGTGTGCACCATCTGCGGAGTCTCATTCCTTCACAAGTATTCTCTGATAACTCATCACAAAGTTCATACTGAAAAGgaacaatttgtttgtaataTTTGCCAGAAAGAATGCCTGAACCAGATCCATCTCGCTGCACATCAAAAGACTCACAACTACCCGTTCATTTGTACCATCTGTGGATTCGCCTGTAAAAGAATCGGACATCTCACACGACATCAGCGCACCCACACAAAAGAGAAACCGTTCATTTGTAAATTCTGCGCTAAAACATTCGCATGTAAAGGCAACCTGGTCAAGCACCAATCTCGAGTTCATCCAGCGGAAACCCAGGCAGAACTCAACCTTCAAAATTCGCATTCCCATAGAGGGAGTCCACAAAAGCGCCGCCACATCGAAAAAGCGTCATTCGTTTGTGACGCGTGTGGGAGGAGCTTCTACCGCCAACACTATCTAGACTGCCACAAAAAGATTCACGCTGATGAGGTCGGGTTTGAGGGTTTGGAGGAGCAAGGCCAAGAAGAAATCGACGGTCCCAAGATGCCTACGAAAGACAAGCCCCACGTGTGTGACGTTTGCGGATACTCTTGTGGTCTACGAGGCACGATGAAGAGGCATCAGAGGATCCACACCAACGAGAGACCGTTTTCTTGTGAGACGTGCGGTAAAGCTTTCTCCATAAGATGGAACCTCAAGATTCACAAAGAGCGAGTACATGTGGGTGGCAGGTAAATATTACACCTTGTAGCCTAGagctggacccaatttcatagcgctgcttaacattAGCAAATTtacgtgcttactgtagcagaaaaatttgctaaggtgcaagcgtatttcacaggtaagcagaaaaaatgggtggccatattgcgcgttaaccatggatttgcattgtgacgtcttTATGTTCATGCAGTAAGTAAGAGCGGTAAGCACTGGAAGATtagtttgcctttttgttgGCTTACGGTTACTCGCACAGTAAGCTCAAAATCGGGCACCATTAAGAaatgctatgaaattgggcccaggcctctAAATATAAATCACggtaggcctgatacttcaacaGACATGACAGAGGCAAAGAAGGTGATTGTCTCCATGATTGCACCtactcattgccttggtgcccttgaaatgcttcagtagaaatcACCTCATGCAACGGagaaaatacattttgtacCTTAGTGCCCTTGTCCTTCCAAAGCAAAGCATACATGATATACAGGCCTGCTACGACACC from Asterias amurensis chromosome 17, ASM3211899v1 includes these protein-coding regions:
- the LOC139950175 gene encoding uncharacterized protein isoform X2, whose amino-acid sequence is MNEIECVGQVLEIGQLDFEESTFICEICDKHCISHIHLLEHQKTHIVHVPKRKTYVCDICGFICNRRGHLSKHKRLHDKSQPYACTMCDKVCLSKHHLKAHQQCHVTPKVKPFVCNICNYACTRRAHLERHQRRHTKEKPFTCECGKAFSCKGNFVKHQRSHSEEKPFICEICGKGFSLSNYLMVHKNFHHTDQGGFSSGIEDNFFVKAEDVKPQETVVQTHDYPFVCTICGVSFLHKYSLITHHKVHTEKEQFVCNICQKECLNQIHLAAHQKTHNYPFICTICGFACKRIGHLTRHQRTHTKEKPFICKFCAKTFACKGNLVKHQSRVHPAETQAELNLQNSHSHRGSPQKRRHIEKASFVCDACGRSFYRQHYLDCHKKIHADEVGFEGLEEQGQEEIDGPKMPTKDKPHVCDVCGYSCGLRGTMKRHQRIHTNERPFSCETCGKAFSIRWNLKIHKERVHVGGSELNK
- the LOC139950175 gene encoding uncharacterized protein isoform X1 produces the protein MNEIECVGQVLEIGQLDFEESTFICEICDKHCISHIHLLEHQKTHIVHVPKRKTYVCDICGFICNRRGHLSKHKRLHDKSQPYACTMCDKVCLSKHHLKAHQQCHVTPKVKPFVCNICNYACTRRAHLERHQRRHTKEKPFTCECGKAFSCKGNFVKHQRSHSEEKPFICEICGKGFSLSNYLMVHKNFHHTDQGGFSSGIEDNFFVKAEDVKPQETVVQTHDYPFVCTICGVSFLHKYSLITHHKVHTEKEQFVCNICQKECLNQIHLAAHQKTHNYPFICTICGFACKRIGHLTRHQRTHTKEKPFICKFCAKTFACKGNLVKHQSRVHPAETQAELNLQNSHSHRGSPQKRRHIEKASFVCDACGRSFYRQHYLDCHKKIHADEVGFEGLEEQGQEEIDGPKMPTKDKPHVCDVCGYSCGLRGTMKRHQRIHTNERPFSCETCGKAFSIRWNLKIHKERVHVGGRGVPYQKETAVPVQSESEVHSLVEFVASLASNPIFM